A region from the Lolium perenne isolate Kyuss_39 chromosome 4, Kyuss_2.0, whole genome shotgun sequence genome encodes:
- the LOC127292948 gene encoding deoxyhypusine synthase — translation MAANGDVNGGERIAAALKDVRAILFKQSESLDDSLCTKIAGADFNDAGLGLAGLLRSLATTGFQASHLGDAIDVVNQMLDWRLSHEKPREDCDKAELDPKYRESVKCKIFLGFTSNLVSSGIRDVIRFLVQHHLVDVIVTTAGGIEEDLIKCLAPMYRGDFSLSGTMLHSKGLNRIGNLLMPNNNYCKFEKWIMPLLDKMLLEQSTKNVWTPSKVIARLGKEINDESSFLYWAQKNNIPVFCPALTDGSIGDMLFCHAVKNPGLIIDIVQDVRMMDCEAINATPRKTGAIILGGGLPKHHICNANMLRNGTDYAVYINTAQEYDGSDSGAHPDEAVSWGKINGSAKPVKVHCDATIAFPLVVAATFARKFHGLE, via the exons ATGGCTGCCAATGGAGACGTCAACGGTGGAGAACGCATTGCGGCAGCATTGAAGGACGTGCGCGCCATCCTGTTCAAGCAGTCCGAGTCCCTGGACGACTCACTGTGCACGAAGATCGCCGGCGCCGACTTCAACGACGCCGGCCTTGGCCTTGCCGGGCTGCTCCGCTCGCTCGCCACCACTGGATTCCAGGCGTCCCACCTCGGCGACGCCATCGACGTCGTCAACCAGATG TTGGATTGGAGGCTGTCGCACGAGAAACCAAGAGAGGACTGTGACAAAGCTGAGCTTGACCCGAAATACAGAGAATCTGTCAAGTGCAAGATATTTCTTGGTTTCACTTCAAACCTCGTGTCTTCTGGTATACGGGATGTGATCCGGTTTCTAGTTCAGCATCACCTG GTGGATGTTATTGTTACGACTGCTGGGGGCATAGAGGAAGATCTCATAAAATGCCTCGCACCAATGTACCGAGGTGATTTTTCTCTATCTGGAACAATGCTGCACTCAAAAGGGCTGAACCGGATAGGAAATCTGTTGATGCCCAACAATAACTATTGCAAGTTTGAAAAATGGATCATGCCGCTCCTTGACAAGATGCTACTGGAACAATCTACTAAG AATGTTTGGACACCATCAAAGGTGATTGCTCGCCTCGGCAaagaaataaatgatgaaagcTCCTTCCTTTACTGGGCACAGAAG AACAATATCCCCGTATTCTGCCCAGCATTGACTGATGGATCAATTGGAGACATGTTGTTTTGCCATGCAGTTAAAAATCCTGGTCTTATTATTGACATTGTGCAAG ATGTAAGGATGATGGATTGCGAAGCAATTAATGCAACTCCAAGGAAGACAGGGGCTATAATTCTTGGTGGAGGCCTTCCAAAGCATCATATATGCAATGCCAATATGCTCCGCAATGGTACAGATTATGCAGTCTACATCAACACAGCTCAAGAGTATGATGGTAGTGATTCAGGAGCACATCCGGATGAAGCAGTTTCATGGGGAAAGATCAATGGTTCGGCAAAACCTGTAAAG GTCCACTGCGATGCAACCATTGCTTTCCCGTTAGTTGTCGCTGCAACATTTGCCCGTAAATTTCATGGCCTGGAATGA